From one Notamacropus eugenii isolate mMacEug1 unplaced genomic scaffold, mMacEug1.pri_v2 scaffold_236, whole genome shotgun sequence genomic stretch:
- the LOC140517043 gene encoding RNA-binding protein 10-like isoform X3, whose amino-acid sequence MRNKSSGQSRGFAFVEFNYFQDATRWMETNQRSLSILGQKVSMHYSDPKPKIHEDWLCKKCGVQNFKRREKCFRCGVPKLEAEQKLQTGMQLDQQPMPFGGRATKSQGLLPLPQSYRTQSIFTSQVLTQDSEPNSEDANDTIILRNLNPHSTMDSILGALAPYAVLSSSNVRVIKDKQTQLNRGFAFIQLSTIVEAAQLLQILQSLHPPLTIDGKIINVEFARGSKRDISFNEGNRISAASVASTAIAAAQWAISQTSQGGEGHWMASEQPVANYSYYQYDESYCSLRSEATLYGYSSYLKSAKTIVGSKENLAGKGSETFIECGLSSVGSMPLMHTYYHAQPSVYQQSGTEVGSAQGTVTSTQAQSYTIVSPAILKAEFLSSSQLNSASSTATSVSVQDSYGQYPIPDISTYQYDETSGYYYDPQTGLYYDANSQYYYNAQSQQYLYWDGERRTYVPAVEQAADGQKDTGITLKEAKEKKEKHKTKTAQQIAKDMERWARSLNKQKENFKNSFQPVSTVREDERRESATADAGYAILEKKGALADRQHATIDLPKLTSDEHVSPPRGLVAAYSGESDSEEELEHSTEREEKLTDWQKLACLLCRRQFPSKEALIRHQQLSGLHKQNLEIHRRAHLSENELEALEKTDMEMKYRDRAAERREKYGIPEPPESKKKKFGTMATTSSGLERSTQDGLSSNSIGSRMLQAMGWKEGTGLGRKKQGIITPIEAQTRVRGSGLGSRGSSYNITSSESCKGTLHKAMLTRFSEAE is encoded by the exons ATGCGAAACAAATCATCTG GTCAGAGCCGGGGTTTCGCCTTCgttgaatttaattattttcaagaTGCTACACGCTGGATGGAGACCAATCAG CGTTCCCTCAGCATCCTGGGTCAGAAAGTTTCCATGCACTACAGTGACCCCAAGCCAAAAATTCATGAGGATTGGCTTtgcaaaaag TGTGGAGTTCAAAACTTCAAACGCCGGGAGAAGTGTTTCAGATGTGGAGTGCCCAAATTAG AGGCTGAACAGAAACTACAAACAGGTATGCAGCTGGACCAGCAGCCAATGCCTTTTGGTGGTCGGGCCACCAAAAGCCAAGGCCTGCTGCCTCTACCCCAATCATACCGGACCCAGAGTATATTCACCTCTCAAGTTCTGACTCAGGACTCTGAGCCCAATTCTGAGGATGCTAATGACA CCATAATCCTACGCAACCTGAATCCTCACAGCACCATGGACTCAATCCTAGGGGCTCTGGCACCCTATGCTGTACTGTCTTCTTCCAATGTGCGAGTCATCAAAGATAAACAGACACAGCTGAATCGAGGCTTTGCCTTCATCCAGTTATCCACCATCGTG gAGGCTGCTCAGCTTCTTCAGATACTCCAGTCTCTGCATCCTCCTCTCACTATTGATGGCAAGATAATTAATGTGGAATTTGCCAGAGGTTCCAAGAG aGACATATCCTTCAATGAAGGAAACCGTATCAGTGCTGCTTCTGTGGCCAGTACAGCAATTGCTGCTGCCCAGTGGGCCATCTCACAG ACATCCCAGGGTGGGGAAGGACACTGGATGGCTTCAGAGCAGCCAGTGGCCAACTACAGCTACTATCAGTATGATGAAAGCTATTGTAGCCTGAGAAGTGAAGCCACTCTCTATGGCTATAGCAGCTACCTTAAAAGTGCCAAGACTATAGTAGGTAGCAAAGAGAATCTGGCTGGAAAAG GCTCTGAGACTTTCATAGAGTGTGGCTTATCTAGTGTGGGCTCCATGCCACTCATGCACACTTATTACCATGCCCAGCCTAGTGTGTATCAGCAGTCAGGCACAGAGGTGGGCAGTGCCCAGGGCACAGTGACCAGTACCCAG GCCCAGTCATACACAATTGTATCCCCTGCCATTTTGAAGGCAGAGTTTCTCAGCTCATCCCAGCTTAACTCTGCATCATCAACTGCCACCAGTGTTTCTGTTCAGGATTCCTATGGCCAATACC CTATCCCTGATATTTCTACCTACCAATATGATGAGACTTCAGGCTATTATTATGATCCTCAGACTGGACTTTACTATGATGCCAACTCTCAG TATTATTACAATGCCCAAAGTCAGCAGTACCTGTACTGGGATGGAGAACGACGCACCTATGTACCTGCTGTAGAGCAAGCAGCTGATGGACAAAAGGATACAGGGATCACTCTGAAAGAGgccaaagagaagaaggaaaagcatAAGACCAAGACAGCACAACAG ATTGCTAAGGACATGGAACGTTGGGCCCGCAGCCTCAACAAGCAGAAGGAAAACTTCAAAAATAGCTTTCAGCCTGTTAGTACTGTACGGGAGGATGAGCGACGTGAGTCAGCTACAGCTGATGCTGGTTATGCCATCCTTGAGAAAAAG GGGGCATTGGCTGACAGGCAGCATGCCACCATAGACCTTCCAAAACTTACCAGTGATGAGCATGTG AGTCCACCACGAGGACTGGTGGCTGCATACAGTGGGGAAAGTGACAGTGAGGAGGAGCTTGAGCATAGTACTGAAAGAGAGGAGAAACTCACAGATTGGCAGAAGCTGGCTTGCCTTCTTTGCCGACGCCAGTTCCCTAGTAAGGAGGCTTTAATCCGCCACCAGCAACTTTCTGGACTACATAAG CAAAATCTAGAGATTCATCGACGTGCCCACTTGAGTGAGAATGAACTCGAGGCGTTGGAGAAGACTGATATGGAG ATGAAATATCGAGACCGAGCAGCAGAACGCCGAGAAAAGTACGGCATTCCTGAGCCACCAGAatccaaaaagaagaaatttggaaCCATGGCTACCACTTCTTC GGGCCTTGAACGGTCAACTCAGGATGGGCTGAGTAGCAACAGCATTGGTAGTCGCATGCTACAAGCCATGGGatggaaggaaggcactggacTAGGACGTAAGAAACAGGGCATCATCACCCCCATTGAG GCCCAGACAAGGGTGAGGGGCTCTGGTTTAGGTTCTCGGGGCAGCTCCTACAACATCACCTCATCTGAATCATGCAAGGGAACTCTGCACAAGGCTATGCTGACCCGCTTCAGTGAGGCTGAGTGA
- the LOC140517043 gene encoding RNA-binding protein 10-like isoform X1, whose protein sequence is MAATFQEKEKLCQSRGFAFVEFNYFQDATRWMETNQRSLSILGQKVSMHYSDPKPKIHEDWLCKKCGVQNFKRREKCFRCGVPKLEAEQKLQTGMQLDQQPMPFGGRATKSQGLLPLPQSYRTQSIFTSQVLTQDSEPNSEDANDTIILRNLNPHSTMDSILGALAPYAVLSSSNVRVIKDKQTQLNRGFAFIQLSTIVEAAQLLQILQSLHPPLTIDGKIINVEFARGSKRDISFNEGNRISAASVASTAIAAAQWAISQTSQGGEGHWMASEQPVANYSYYQYDESYCSLRSEATLYGYSSYLKSAKTIVGSKENLAGKGSETFIECGLSSVGSMPLMHTYYHAQPSVYQQSGTEVGSAQGTVTSTQAQSYTIVSPAILKAEFLSSSQLNSASSTATSVSVQDSYGQYPIPDISTYQYDETSGYYYDPQTGLYYDANSQYYYNAQSQQYLYWDGERRTYVPAVEQAADGQKDTGITLKEAKEKKEKHKTKTAQQIAKDMERWARSLNKQKENFKNSFQPVSTVREDERRESATADAGYAILEKKGALADRQHATIDLPKLTSDEHVSPPRGLVAAYSGESDSEEELEHSTEREEKLTDWQKLACLLCRRQFPSKEALIRHQQLSGLHKQNLEIHRRAHLSENELEALEKTDMEMKYRDRAAERREKYGIPEPPESKKKKFGTMATTSSGLERSTQDGLSSNSIGSRMLQAMGWKEGTGLGRKKQGIITPIEAQTRVRGSGLGSRGSSYNITSSESCKGTLHKAMLTRFSEAE, encoded by the exons ATGGCTGCGActtttcaggaaaaagaaaagttgt GTCAGAGCCGGGGTTTCGCCTTCgttgaatttaattattttcaagaTGCTACACGCTGGATGGAGACCAATCAG CGTTCCCTCAGCATCCTGGGTCAGAAAGTTTCCATGCACTACAGTGACCCCAAGCCAAAAATTCATGAGGATTGGCTTtgcaaaaag TGTGGAGTTCAAAACTTCAAACGCCGGGAGAAGTGTTTCAGATGTGGAGTGCCCAAATTAG AGGCTGAACAGAAACTACAAACAGGTATGCAGCTGGACCAGCAGCCAATGCCTTTTGGTGGTCGGGCCACCAAAAGCCAAGGCCTGCTGCCTCTACCCCAATCATACCGGACCCAGAGTATATTCACCTCTCAAGTTCTGACTCAGGACTCTGAGCCCAATTCTGAGGATGCTAATGACA CCATAATCCTACGCAACCTGAATCCTCACAGCACCATGGACTCAATCCTAGGGGCTCTGGCACCCTATGCTGTACTGTCTTCTTCCAATGTGCGAGTCATCAAAGATAAACAGACACAGCTGAATCGAGGCTTTGCCTTCATCCAGTTATCCACCATCGTG gAGGCTGCTCAGCTTCTTCAGATACTCCAGTCTCTGCATCCTCCTCTCACTATTGATGGCAAGATAATTAATGTGGAATTTGCCAGAGGTTCCAAGAG aGACATATCCTTCAATGAAGGAAACCGTATCAGTGCTGCTTCTGTGGCCAGTACAGCAATTGCTGCTGCCCAGTGGGCCATCTCACAG ACATCCCAGGGTGGGGAAGGACACTGGATGGCTTCAGAGCAGCCAGTGGCCAACTACAGCTACTATCAGTATGATGAAAGCTATTGTAGCCTGAGAAGTGAAGCCACTCTCTATGGCTATAGCAGCTACCTTAAAAGTGCCAAGACTATAGTAGGTAGCAAAGAGAATCTGGCTGGAAAAG GCTCTGAGACTTTCATAGAGTGTGGCTTATCTAGTGTGGGCTCCATGCCACTCATGCACACTTATTACCATGCCCAGCCTAGTGTGTATCAGCAGTCAGGCACAGAGGTGGGCAGTGCCCAGGGCACAGTGACCAGTACCCAG GCCCAGTCATACACAATTGTATCCCCTGCCATTTTGAAGGCAGAGTTTCTCAGCTCATCCCAGCTTAACTCTGCATCATCAACTGCCACCAGTGTTTCTGTTCAGGATTCCTATGGCCAATACC CTATCCCTGATATTTCTACCTACCAATATGATGAGACTTCAGGCTATTATTATGATCCTCAGACTGGACTTTACTATGATGCCAACTCTCAG TATTATTACAATGCCCAAAGTCAGCAGTACCTGTACTGGGATGGAGAACGACGCACCTATGTACCTGCTGTAGAGCAAGCAGCTGATGGACAAAAGGATACAGGGATCACTCTGAAAGAGgccaaagagaagaaggaaaagcatAAGACCAAGACAGCACAACAG ATTGCTAAGGACATGGAACGTTGGGCCCGCAGCCTCAACAAGCAGAAGGAAAACTTCAAAAATAGCTTTCAGCCTGTTAGTACTGTACGGGAGGATGAGCGACGTGAGTCAGCTACAGCTGATGCTGGTTATGCCATCCTTGAGAAAAAG GGGGCATTGGCTGACAGGCAGCATGCCACCATAGACCTTCCAAAACTTACCAGTGATGAGCATGTG AGTCCACCACGAGGACTGGTGGCTGCATACAGTGGGGAAAGTGACAGTGAGGAGGAGCTTGAGCATAGTACTGAAAGAGAGGAGAAACTCACAGATTGGCAGAAGCTGGCTTGCCTTCTTTGCCGACGCCAGTTCCCTAGTAAGGAGGCTTTAATCCGCCACCAGCAACTTTCTGGACTACATAAG CAAAATCTAGAGATTCATCGACGTGCCCACTTGAGTGAGAATGAACTCGAGGCGTTGGAGAAGACTGATATGGAG ATGAAATATCGAGACCGAGCAGCAGAACGCCGAGAAAAGTACGGCATTCCTGAGCCACCAGAatccaaaaagaagaaatttggaaCCATGGCTACCACTTCTTC GGGCCTTGAACGGTCAACTCAGGATGGGCTGAGTAGCAACAGCATTGGTAGTCGCATGCTACAAGCCATGGGatggaaggaaggcactggacTAGGACGTAAGAAACAGGGCATCATCACCCCCATTGAG GCCCAGACAAGGGTGAGGGGCTCTGGTTTAGGTTCTCGGGGCAGCTCCTACAACATCACCTCATCTGAATCATGCAAGGGAACTCTGCACAAGGCTATGCTGACCCGCTTCAGTGAGGCTGAGTGA
- the LOC140517043 gene encoding RNA-binding protein 10-like isoform X2, with protein sequence MAATFQEKEKLCQSRGFAFVEFNYFQDATRWMETNQRSLSILGQKVSMHYSDPKPKIHEDWLCKKCGVQNFKRREKCFRCGVPKLEAEQKLQTGMQLDQQPMPFGGRATKSQGLLPLPQSYRTQSIFTSQVLTQDSEPNSEDANDTIILRNLNPHSTMDSILGALAPYAVLSSSNVRVIKDKQTQLNRGFAFIQLSTIEAAQLLQILQSLHPPLTIDGKIINVEFARGSKRDISFNEGNRISAASVASTAIAAAQWAISQTSQGGEGHWMASEQPVANYSYYQYDESYCSLRSEATLYGYSSYLKSAKTIVGSKENLAGKGSETFIECGLSSVGSMPLMHTYYHAQPSVYQQSGTEVGSAQGTVTSTQAQSYTIVSPAILKAEFLSSSQLNSASSTATSVSVQDSYGQYPIPDISTYQYDETSGYYYDPQTGLYYDANSQYYYNAQSQQYLYWDGERRTYVPAVEQAADGQKDTGITLKEAKEKKEKHKTKTAQQIAKDMERWARSLNKQKENFKNSFQPVSTVREDERRESATADAGYAILEKKGALADRQHATIDLPKLTSDEHVSPPRGLVAAYSGESDSEEELEHSTEREEKLTDWQKLACLLCRRQFPSKEALIRHQQLSGLHKQNLEIHRRAHLSENELEALEKTDMEMKYRDRAAERREKYGIPEPPESKKKKFGTMATTSSGLERSTQDGLSSNSIGSRMLQAMGWKEGTGLGRKKQGIITPIEAQTRVRGSGLGSRGSSYNITSSESCKGTLHKAMLTRFSEAE encoded by the exons ATGGCTGCGActtttcaggaaaaagaaaagttgt GTCAGAGCCGGGGTTTCGCCTTCgttgaatttaattattttcaagaTGCTACACGCTGGATGGAGACCAATCAG CGTTCCCTCAGCATCCTGGGTCAGAAAGTTTCCATGCACTACAGTGACCCCAAGCCAAAAATTCATGAGGATTGGCTTtgcaaaaag TGTGGAGTTCAAAACTTCAAACGCCGGGAGAAGTGTTTCAGATGTGGAGTGCCCAAATTAG AGGCTGAACAGAAACTACAAACAGGTATGCAGCTGGACCAGCAGCCAATGCCTTTTGGTGGTCGGGCCACCAAAAGCCAAGGCCTGCTGCCTCTACCCCAATCATACCGGACCCAGAGTATATTCACCTCTCAAGTTCTGACTCAGGACTCTGAGCCCAATTCTGAGGATGCTAATGACA CCATAATCCTACGCAACCTGAATCCTCACAGCACCATGGACTCAATCCTAGGGGCTCTGGCACCCTATGCTGTACTGTCTTCTTCCAATGTGCGAGTCATCAAAGATAAACAGACACAGCTGAATCGAGGCTTTGCCTTCATCCAGTTATCCACCATC gAGGCTGCTCAGCTTCTTCAGATACTCCAGTCTCTGCATCCTCCTCTCACTATTGATGGCAAGATAATTAATGTGGAATTTGCCAGAGGTTCCAAGAG aGACATATCCTTCAATGAAGGAAACCGTATCAGTGCTGCTTCTGTGGCCAGTACAGCAATTGCTGCTGCCCAGTGGGCCATCTCACAG ACATCCCAGGGTGGGGAAGGACACTGGATGGCTTCAGAGCAGCCAGTGGCCAACTACAGCTACTATCAGTATGATGAAAGCTATTGTAGCCTGAGAAGTGAAGCCACTCTCTATGGCTATAGCAGCTACCTTAAAAGTGCCAAGACTATAGTAGGTAGCAAAGAGAATCTGGCTGGAAAAG GCTCTGAGACTTTCATAGAGTGTGGCTTATCTAGTGTGGGCTCCATGCCACTCATGCACACTTATTACCATGCCCAGCCTAGTGTGTATCAGCAGTCAGGCACAGAGGTGGGCAGTGCCCAGGGCACAGTGACCAGTACCCAG GCCCAGTCATACACAATTGTATCCCCTGCCATTTTGAAGGCAGAGTTTCTCAGCTCATCCCAGCTTAACTCTGCATCATCAACTGCCACCAGTGTTTCTGTTCAGGATTCCTATGGCCAATACC CTATCCCTGATATTTCTACCTACCAATATGATGAGACTTCAGGCTATTATTATGATCCTCAGACTGGACTTTACTATGATGCCAACTCTCAG TATTATTACAATGCCCAAAGTCAGCAGTACCTGTACTGGGATGGAGAACGACGCACCTATGTACCTGCTGTAGAGCAAGCAGCTGATGGACAAAAGGATACAGGGATCACTCTGAAAGAGgccaaagagaagaaggaaaagcatAAGACCAAGACAGCACAACAG ATTGCTAAGGACATGGAACGTTGGGCCCGCAGCCTCAACAAGCAGAAGGAAAACTTCAAAAATAGCTTTCAGCCTGTTAGTACTGTACGGGAGGATGAGCGACGTGAGTCAGCTACAGCTGATGCTGGTTATGCCATCCTTGAGAAAAAG GGGGCATTGGCTGACAGGCAGCATGCCACCATAGACCTTCCAAAACTTACCAGTGATGAGCATGTG AGTCCACCACGAGGACTGGTGGCTGCATACAGTGGGGAAAGTGACAGTGAGGAGGAGCTTGAGCATAGTACTGAAAGAGAGGAGAAACTCACAGATTGGCAGAAGCTGGCTTGCCTTCTTTGCCGACGCCAGTTCCCTAGTAAGGAGGCTTTAATCCGCCACCAGCAACTTTCTGGACTACATAAG CAAAATCTAGAGATTCATCGACGTGCCCACTTGAGTGAGAATGAACTCGAGGCGTTGGAGAAGACTGATATGGAG ATGAAATATCGAGACCGAGCAGCAGAACGCCGAGAAAAGTACGGCATTCCTGAGCCACCAGAatccaaaaagaagaaatttggaaCCATGGCTACCACTTCTTC GGGCCTTGAACGGTCAACTCAGGATGGGCTGAGTAGCAACAGCATTGGTAGTCGCATGCTACAAGCCATGGGatggaaggaaggcactggacTAGGACGTAAGAAACAGGGCATCATCACCCCCATTGAG GCCCAGACAAGGGTGAGGGGCTCTGGTTTAGGTTCTCGGGGCAGCTCCTACAACATCACCTCATCTGAATCATGCAAGGGAACTCTGCACAAGGCTATGCTGACCCGCTTCAGTGAGGCTGAGTGA
- the LOC140517044 gene encoding heat shock transcription factor, Y-linked-like: protein MAEKSNQKKTEEFEMALSLSKTQDLSSQDETTGSEMSISSIFSSSTPACEQTSAGDSDLRSLIEENAFQALTERPLIKRPRFTLCDVGSVEENDFLSLTFPKKLWKIVESEQFKSIWWDSDGTCVVIDEELFKKEVLERKGPFRIFETDCMKSFIRQLNLYGFSKMRQDFQRSASLADFLAEEKEVSVLSKLQFYHNPNFKRGYPHLLVRMKRRVGIKNASPVPFSLDQDFSKSCLKVGGNLDGQESDLLAESSGKNMFSASSNSNAQKSILRKLATSKKLTSTTTRIRSGFSTPPAASVRPSEHIAADQNARLNQLAPFHLPQHSTHTPVNTHDTDSTTTTSATSLYRVIPPVQNSPFGPMMGLPTFPAMYPDLLAMQGHLASLLPFCNPWFSMPMIAAASAISMSRSSHHHRTPSYHHCPNCNCSSSNVPSAKGAPKGNEYAGYQR from the exons ATGGCTGAGAAAAGTAAtcagaaaaagacagaagaattTGAAATGGCACTTTCTTTATCAAAAACTCAAGACCTCTCTTCTCAAGATGAAACTACTGGCTCAGAAATGTCCATTAgttcaatattttcttcatctactCCAGCATGTGAACAGACGTCAGCTGGTGATTCTGATTTGAGATCACtgattgaagaaaatgcttttcagGCTTTGACTGAGAGACCTTTGATAAAAAGACCACGCTTCACATTGTGTGATGTCGGCTCAGTAGAAGAAaatgattttctctctctcacttttccaAAAAAGCTTTGGAAAATAGTCGAAAGTGAACAATTTAAATCAATTTGGTGGGATAGTGATGGGACTTGTGTAGTGATTGAtgaagaactctttaaaaaagaagttttagAGAGAAAAGGCCCTTTTAGAATATTTGAAACAGACTGTATGAAAAGCTTCATTCGACAGCTCAACCTTTATGGCTTTAGTAAAATGAGACAGGATTTTCAAAGATCTGCTTCCCTTGCTGATTTTTtagcagaagaaaaagaagtatcTGTTTTAAGCAAG ttacaGTTCTACCATAATCCTAATTTTAAAAGAGGCTACCCTCACCTTCTTGTAAGGATGAAGAGAAGAGTGGGCATTAAAAATGCATCTCCAGTTCCTTTCTCATTAGATCAAGATTTCAGTAAGAGTTGCCTTAAAGTAGGGGGAAATTTAGATGGTCAGGAATCTGACTTACTTGCTGAGTCAAGTGGAAAGAATATGTTTTCTGCATCATCAAATTCAAATGCCCAAAAATCTATTCTGAGGAAGCTTGCCACTAGTAAGAAACTTACTAGTACAACTACCCGAATCAGAAGCGGCTTTTCTACACCACCAGCTGCTTCTGTAAGACCATCAGAACATATTGCTGCAGATCAAAATGCTAGGCTAAACCAGTTGGCTCCTTTCCATCTACCCCAACATAGCACCCATACTCCAGTGAATACTCATGACACAGATTCCACTACAACTACATCTGCCACTTCTCTCTATAGGGTTATACCTCCTGTTCAGAATAGTCCTTTTGGTCCTATGATGGGacttcctacttttccagcaATGTATCCTGATTTACTAGCCAtgcagggtcacttagctagccTGTTGCCATTTTGTAACCCATGGTTCTCAATGCCTATGATAGCTGCTGCATCAGCTATTTCTATGTCTAGATCTTCCCATCACCACCGGACCCCTTCATATCACCATTGCCCTAACTGCAATTGTTCTTCAAGCAATGTTCCATCTGCCAAAGGGGCTCCTAAGGGTAATGAATACGCAGGATACCAAagataa